Proteins co-encoded in one Pseudomonas beijingensis genomic window:
- a CDS encoding replication-associated recombination protein A, with protein MDLFRSAPIAQPLAARLRATNLDEYVGQEHVLARGKPLREALEQGALHSMIFWGPPGVGKTTLARLLAEVSDAHFETVSAVLAGVKEIRQAVEVAKQQAGQYGKRTILFVDEVHRFNKSQQDAFLPYVEDGTLIFIGATTENPSFELNNALLSRARVYVLKSLDETAMRKLVHRALTEERGLGKRQLSLSDEGFQILFSAADGDGRRLLNLLENASDLAEDDSEIGVELLQSLLGDTRRRFDKGGEAFYDQISALHKSIRGSNPDAALYWFARMIDGGCDPLYLARRVVRMASEDIGNADPRALSLCLAAWDVQERLGSPEGELAVAQAITYLACAPKSNAVYMGFKAAMRSATEHGSLEVPLHLRNAPTKLMKQLGYGEEYRYAHDEPDAYAAGEDYFPDELEPQRFYQPVPRGLELKIGEKLNHLAQLDRLSPRQRRKP; from the coding sequence ATGGACCTGTTTCGAAGCGCCCCGATTGCCCAGCCATTGGCCGCCCGCCTGCGCGCGACCAACCTGGATGAGTACGTCGGCCAGGAACATGTGCTCGCCCGCGGCAAGCCCCTGCGCGAAGCGCTGGAGCAGGGCGCGCTGCATTCGATGATCTTCTGGGGCCCGCCGGGTGTGGGCAAGACCACCCTGGCGCGACTGCTGGCGGAAGTCTCGGACGCCCACTTCGAAACGGTGTCGGCGGTGCTGGCCGGGGTCAAGGAAATCCGCCAGGCGGTGGAAGTGGCCAAGCAGCAGGCCGGCCAGTACGGCAAACGCACCATCCTGTTCGTCGACGAAGTGCACCGCTTCAACAAATCCCAGCAGGACGCCTTCCTGCCCTACGTCGAAGACGGCACGCTGATTTTCATCGGCGCCACCACTGAAAATCCTTCGTTCGAACTCAACAACGCCTTGCTCTCGCGGGCGCGGGTCTATGTGCTCAAGAGCCTCGACGAAACGGCGATGCGTAAGCTGGTGCACCGTGCGCTGACCGAGGAACGCGGCCTGGGCAAGCGGCAGTTGAGCCTTAGCGATGAAGGCTTCCAGATCCTGTTTTCCGCCGCCGATGGCGATGGCCGGCGCTTGCTCAACCTGCTCGAAAACGCCTCGGACCTGGCCGAAGACGACAGTGAGATTGGCGTCGAACTGCTGCAAAGCCTGTTGGGCGATACCCGCCGGCGTTTCGACAAGGGCGGCGAGGCGTTCTACGACCAGATTTCGGCGCTGCACAAATCCATCCGTGGCTCCAACCCCGACGCGGCCTTGTACTGGTTTGCGCGCATGATCGACGGCGGCTGCGATCCCCTGTACCTGGCGCGCCGGGTGGTGCGCATGGCCAGCGAAGACATCGGCAACGCCGACCCCCGGGCCCTGAGCCTGTGCCTGGCGGCGTGGGACGTGCAGGAGCGCCTCGGCAGCCCGGAAGGTGAGCTCGCCGTGGCCCAGGCCATCACTTACCTGGCCTGCGCGCCGAAGAGCAATGCGGTGTACATGGGCTTCAAGGCGGCGATGCGCAGCGCCACCGAGCACGGTTCCCTCGAAGTGCCGCTGCACCTGCGCAACGCGCCGACCAAGCTCATGAAGCAGTTGGGCTATGGCGAAGAATACCGTTACGCCCACGACGAGCCGGACGCTTATGCCGCCGGCGAAGACTATTTTCCTGATGAACTTGAACCCCAGCGCTTCTATCAGCCGGTGCCTCGTGGCCTTGAGCTGAAGATCGGCGAGAAGCTCAACCACTTGGCGCAACTGGACCGCTTGAGTCCACGGCAGCGGAGAAAACCTTGA
- a CDS encoding arginyltransferase — protein MTELARLKFYATQPHSCSYLPEEQATTLFLDPSQPMDVHVYADLSEMGFRRSGDHLYRPHCQHCNACVPARIPVAQFLPNRQQKRIFKRNADLQVRPAKPQFTEEYFDLYQRYIEQRHADGDMYPPSRDQFSTFLVRDLPFSRFYEFRLEGRLVAIAVTDLLPNGLSAVYTFYEPEEERRSLGRFAILWQINEARRLGLEAVYLGYWIKNCKKMNYKTQYRPIELLINQRWVVLS, from the coding sequence ATGACCGAGTTGGCGCGTTTGAAGTTCTATGCCACTCAGCCCCACTCTTGCAGTTACCTGCCGGAGGAGCAGGCCACGACGCTGTTCCTCGACCCGAGCCAGCCCATGGATGTGCATGTCTACGCAGACCTGTCGGAAATGGGCTTTCGTCGTAGCGGCGATCACCTTTATCGGCCCCATTGCCAACACTGCAACGCTTGCGTCCCGGCGCGCATTCCCGTGGCGCAATTTTTACCCAATCGCCAGCAGAAACGCATTTTCAAGCGCAACGCCGACCTTCAGGTGCGCCCGGCCAAGCCGCAGTTCACCGAAGAATACTTCGACCTGTACCAACGCTACATCGAACAACGCCACGCCGACGGCGACATGTACCCGCCAAGTCGGGATCAGTTCTCGACGTTCCTGGTGCGTGACCTGCCGTTTTCCCGCTTCTATGAGTTCCGGCTGGAGGGGCGACTGGTCGCCATCGCCGTGACGGACCTGCTGCCCAACGGCCTTTCAGCGGTGTACACCTTCTATGAGCCGGAAGAAGAACGGCGCAGCCTGGGGCGCTTTGCCATTCTCTGGCAAATCAACGAAGCCCGGCGCCTGGGACTGGAAGCGGTGTACTTGGGCTACTGGATCAAGAACTGCAAGAAAATGAACTACAAGACCCAATATCGCCCGATTGAATTGCTGATTAACCAGCGATGGGTCGTCCTGAGTTAG
- the trxB gene encoding thioredoxin-disulfide reductase has translation MSEVKHSRLIILGSGPAGYSAAVYAARANLKPVVITGVQAGGQLTTTVEVDNWPGDVEGLTGPVLMERMQRHAERFDTQIVYDHVHTAKLQQRPFELIGDSGTYTCDALIIATGASAQYLGLPSEESFAGKGVSACATCDGFFYRNQVVAVVGGGNTAVEEALYLSNIAREVHLIHRRDKLRAEKILQDKLFEKATSGNIKLHWNQNLDEVLGDASGVTGARLRHSETGETSTLSLAGVFIAIGHKPNTDLFQGQLTMRDGYLRVRGGSEGNATATAIEGVFAAGDVADHVYRQAITSAGAGCMAALDAEKYLDDIPAV, from the coding sequence ATGAGCGAAGTGAAGCATTCACGCCTGATCATTCTCGGTTCCGGCCCCGCGGGGTACAGCGCGGCGGTCTATGCCGCCCGCGCCAACCTCAAACCCGTAGTCATTACTGGCGTGCAGGCCGGTGGCCAGCTCACCACCACCGTGGAAGTCGATAACTGGCCCGGCGATGTCGAAGGCCTGACCGGCCCGGTTCTGATGGAGCGCATGCAGCGGCACGCCGAGCGTTTCGACACGCAGATCGTCTACGACCATGTTCACACGGCCAAGTTGCAGCAGCGCCCGTTTGAATTGATCGGCGACAGCGGCACCTACACCTGTGATGCGCTGATCATTGCCACCGGCGCCTCGGCCCAGTACCTGGGGCTGCCCTCGGAAGAAAGCTTCGCCGGCAAAGGGGTTTCCGCGTGCGCGACCTGCGATGGCTTTTTCTATCGCAACCAGGTGGTGGCGGTGGTCGGCGGCGGCAATACCGCGGTCGAGGAAGCCCTGTACCTGTCGAACATCGCCAGGGAAGTGCACCTGATCCACCGCCGCGACAAGCTGCGCGCCGAGAAAATCCTCCAGGACAAACTCTTCGAAAAGGCCACCAGCGGCAATATCAAGCTGCACTGGAACCAGAACCTGGATGAAGTCCTGGGCGACGCCAGCGGCGTGACCGGCGCGCGCCTGCGGCACAGCGAGACCGGCGAAACCAGCACCTTGTCCCTCGCCGGGGTGTTCATTGCCATCGGCCATAAACCCAACACCGATCTGTTCCAGGGCCAGTTGACGATGCGCGACGGCTACCTGCGCGTGCGCGGCGGCAGCGAAGGCAACGCCACCGCGACCGCTATCGAGGGCGTATTCGCCGCAGGTGATGTGGCCGACCATGTCTATCGCCAGGCGATCACCTCCGCCGGCGCCGGCTGCATGGCCGCACTCGACGCGGAGAAGTATCTCGATGACATCCCTGCCGTTTGA
- the infA gene encoding translation initiation factor IF-1, producing MSKEDSFEMEGTVVDTLPNTMFRVELENGHVVTAHISGKMRKNYIRILTGDKVRVELTPYDLSKGRITYRAR from the coding sequence ATGTCGAAAGAAGACAGCTTCGAAATGGAAGGCACTGTCGTCGACACCCTGCCCAACACCATGTTTCGTGTGGAGTTGGAAAATGGGCACGTCGTAACCGCGCATATCTCCGGCAAGATGCGCAAGAACTACATTCGTATTCTTACCGGTGACAAAGTGCGCGTCGAGCTGACGCCCTATGACTTGAGCAAAGGGCGCATCACTTACCGCGCTCGCTAA
- the aat gene encoding leucyl/phenylalanyl-tRNA--protein transferase: MLTWLQRNSLEFPPLAKAMRDPNGLLAAGGDLSADRLIQAYRHGCFPWFSEGQPILWWSPDPRTVLFPDELHVSRSLGKLLRKQRYKVTFDRDFAAVIQACAAPRDYADGTWITDAMQTAYLELHRRGFAHSVEVWDQGVLVGGLYGLAMGQLFFGESMFSRADNASKFGFATLVQHLKAAGFVLIDCQMPTEHLHSLGARSIPRSEFADYLKAHLDQPNHATWVC, from the coding sequence ATGCTGACTTGGTTACAACGCAACAGCCTCGAATTCCCGCCACTGGCAAAAGCCATGCGCGATCCCAACGGATTATTGGCCGCCGGTGGCGATCTATCCGCCGACCGTCTGATCCAGGCCTATCGCCACGGCTGCTTCCCGTGGTTTTCCGAGGGGCAACCGATCCTGTGGTGGTCGCCGGACCCACGCACGGTGTTGTTTCCCGACGAACTGCATGTATCCCGCAGCCTGGGCAAACTGTTGCGCAAGCAGCGCTATAAAGTGACGTTCGATCGGGATTTTGCCGCGGTCATCCAGGCCTGCGCCGCGCCGCGGGACTATGCCGACGGCACGTGGATCACCGACGCCATGCAAACCGCTTATCTGGAACTGCACCGACGCGGCTTTGCCCATTCGGTGGAAGTCTGGGACCAGGGGGTGCTGGTGGGCGGCTTGTATGGCTTGGCCATGGGGCAGCTGTTCTTTGGCGAGTCCATGTTCAGCCGGGCCGACAATGCGTCGAAATTCGGCTTCGCCACTCTGGTCCAACACCTCAAGGCCGCCGGTTTCGTGCTGATCGACTGCCAGATGCCCACCGAGCACCTGCACAGCCTGGGTGCACGGTCGATCCCACGCAGTGAATTTGCCGATTATCTAAAGGCACATCTGGACCAACCCAACCATGCGACATGGGTTTGCTGA
- a CDS encoding DNA translocase FtsK: MKKSTAAPKPVVPLWRQQLHYRLKEGALIAIGALCLFLMMALLTYGKDDPGWSHNSKIDDVQNFGGPAGSYSADILFMVLGYFAYIFPLLLAIKAYQIFRQRHEPWQWSGWLFSWRLIGLVFLVLSGAALAHIHFHAPTGLPAGAGGALGESLGDLARNALNIQGSTLLFIALFLFGLTVFTDLSWFKVMDVTGKITLDLIELIQGAMNRWWAARTERKQLVAQLREVDDRVHDVVAPTTPDKREQAKVKERLIEREQALSKHMSEREKQVPPVITMAPAKPPEQSKRVQKEKQAPLFVDSAVEGTLPPISILDPAEKKQLNYSPESLAAVGHLLEIKLKEFGVEVSVDSIHPGPVITRYEIQPAAGVKVSRIANLAKDLARSLAVTSVRVVEVIPGKTTVGIEIPNEDRQIVRFSEVLSTPEYDNHKSPVTLALGHDIGGKPVITDLAKMPHLLVAGTTGSGKSVGVNAMILSILFKSGPEDAKLIMIDPKMLELSIYEGIPHLLCPVVTDMKDAANALRWSVAEMERRYKLMAKMGVRNLSGFNAKVKEAEEAGTPLSDPLYHRENIHDEAPLLHKLPTIVVVVDEFADMMMIVGKKVEELIARIAQKARAAGIHLILATQRPSVDVITGLIKANIPTRMAFQVSSKIDSRTIIDQGGAEQLLGHGDMLYMPPGTSLPIRVHGAFVSDDEVHRVVEAWKLRGAPEYNDDILNGVEEAGSGFEGSSGGGDDDAETDALYDEAVQFVLESRRASISAVQRKLKIGYNRAARMIEAMEMAGVVTAMNTNGSREVLAPGPMRD; the protein is encoded by the coding sequence TTGAAGAAATCCACCGCAGCACCTAAACCAGTCGTTCCGCTCTGGCGCCAGCAATTGCACTACCGGCTCAAGGAAGGTGCATTGATCGCCATCGGTGCCCTGTGCCTGTTCCTGATGATGGCCCTGCTGACCTACGGCAAGGACGATCCGGGCTGGAGCCATAACAGCAAGATCGACGACGTGCAGAATTTCGGCGGTCCGGCCGGTTCCTACAGCGCCGACATCCTGTTCATGGTGCTGGGCTATTTCGCCTACATTTTCCCGTTGCTGCTGGCGATCAAGGCCTACCAGATCTTCCGTCAGCGCCATGAACCGTGGCAGTGGAGCGGCTGGCTGTTCTCCTGGCGCCTGATCGGCCTGGTGTTCCTGGTGCTGTCGGGGGCCGCGCTGGCCCATATCCATTTCCATGCGCCCACCGGCTTGCCGGCCGGGGCGGGCGGGGCGCTGGGGGAAAGCCTCGGCGACCTGGCCAGGAACGCCCTGAACATCCAGGGCAGCACGTTGTTGTTCATCGCCCTGTTCCTGTTCGGCCTGACGGTATTCACCGACCTGTCCTGGTTCAAGGTCATGGACGTCACCGGCAAGATCACCCTCGACCTGATCGAACTGATCCAGGGCGCCATGAACCGCTGGTGGGCGGCGCGCACCGAGCGTAAGCAACTGGTGGCGCAACTGCGTGAAGTCGACGACCGGGTCCACGACGTGGTGGCCCCGACTACGCCGGACAAGCGCGAGCAGGCCAAGGTCAAGGAGCGCCTGATCGAGCGTGAGCAGGCGTTGAGCAAGCACATGTCCGAGCGCGAGAAGCAGGTGCCGCCGGTCATCACCATGGCCCCGGCCAAGCCGCCGGAGCAAAGCAAGCGCGTACAGAAAGAGAAACAAGCGCCGCTGTTCGTCGACAGTGCGGTGGAAGGCACCTTGCCGCCGATCTCGATCCTGGACCCGGCCGAGAAGAAACAGCTCAACTATTCCCCTGAATCCCTGGCGGCCGTCGGCCATTTGCTGGAGATCAAGCTCAAGGAGTTCGGCGTCGAGGTGTCGGTGGACTCGATCCACCCGGGCCCGGTGATTACCCGCTACGAAATCCAGCCGGCCGCCGGCGTGAAGGTCAGTCGCATCGCCAACCTGGCGAAGGACCTGGCGCGTTCCCTGGCCGTGACCAGCGTGCGGGTGGTGGAAGTGATTCCCGGCAAGACCACCGTGGGTATCGAGATTCCCAACGAAGACCGGCAGATCGTGCGCTTCTCTGAAGTGCTGTCGACGCCTGAGTATGACAACCACAAATCGCCGGTCACCCTGGCCCTGGGCCATGACATCGGCGGCAAGCCGGTCATCACCGACCTGGCGAAGATGCCCCACCTGCTGGTGGCCGGTACTACCGGTTCCGGTAAGTCGGTGGGGGTGAACGCGATGATCCTGTCGATTCTGTTCAAGTCTGGCCCGGAAGACGCCAAGCTGATCATGATCGACCCGAAAATGCTCGAACTGTCGATCTACGAAGGCATTCCGCACCTGCTGTGCCCGGTGGTCACCGACATGAAGGACGCCGCTAACGCCTTGCGCTGGAGCGTCGCCGAGATGGAGCGCCGTTACAAGCTGATGGCGAAGATGGGCGTGCGCAACCTGTCGGGCTTCAACGCCAAGGTCAAGGAAGCCGAAGAGGCCGGTACGCCATTGAGCGATCCGTTGTATCACCGCGAAAATATCCACGATGAAGCGCCGCTGCTGCACAAGTTGCCGACCATCGTGGTGGTGGTGGACGAATTCGCCGACATGATGATGATCGTCGGCAAGAAGGTCGAAGAGCTGATCGCCCGTATCGCCCAGAAGGCGCGGGCGGCCGGTATCCACTTGATTCTCGCCACGCAGCGGCCGTCGGTGGACGTGATCACCGGCCTGATCAAGGCCAACATCCCGACCCGAATGGCGTTCCAGGTGTCGAGCAAGATCGACTCGCGGACCATCATTGACCAAGGCGGCGCCGAGCAGTTGCTCGGTCATGGTGACATGCTCTACATGCCGCCGGGTACCAGCCTGCCGATCCGTGTCCACGGTGCGTTCGTTTCCGACGACGAAGTGCACCGCGTGGTGGAGGCCTGGAAGTTGCGCGGCGCCCCTGAATATAACGACGATATCCTCAACGGTGTCGAAGAAGCCGGCAGCGGTTTCGAGGGCAGCAGTGGCGGCGGTGACGACGATGCTGAAACCGATGCGCTCTATGACGAAGCGGTGCAGTTCGTCCTGGAGAGCCGCCGGGCCTCGATTTCCGCCGTTCAGCGCAAGCTGAAGATCGGCTACAACCGCGCCGCCCGCATGATCGAAGCCATGGAAATGGCCGGGGTGGTGACGGCCATGAACACCAACGGCTCGCGCGAAGTACTGGCGCCGGGCCCGATGCGCGACTAA
- the lolA gene encoding outer membrane lipoprotein chaperone LolA produces MRLIRMLLLPVLALTTLSAHADEKDVARLTQLLERSQTLTARFSQLTLDGSGTQLQETAGDMALQRPGLFYWHTDAPAEQLMVSDGKKVSLWDPDLEQVTIKTLDQRLTQTPALLLSGDVSKISQSFDISSKEAGGVIDFTLKPKTKDSLFDSLRLSFRNGLVNDMQLIDSVGQRTNILFTGVKANEPIAASKFKFDIPKGADVIQE; encoded by the coding sequence ATGCGCCTGATTCGCATGTTGCTGTTGCCCGTACTGGCCCTGACCACCTTGTCGGCCCACGCCGATGAAAAGGACGTGGCCCGCCTGACCCAGTTGCTGGAGCGTTCCCAGACCCTGACGGCACGCTTTTCCCAACTGACCCTCGACGGCAGCGGCACCCAGTTGCAGGAAACTGCCGGCGACATGGCCCTGCAGCGTCCAGGCCTGTTTTACTGGCACACCGATGCACCGGCCGAACAACTGATGGTGTCCGACGGCAAGAAAGTCTCGCTGTGGGACCCGGACCTGGAGCAGGTCACCATCAAGACCCTCGACCAGCGCCTGACCCAGACCCCGGCATTGCTGCTCTCCGGTGACGTTTCCAAGATCAGCCAGAGCTTCGACATCAGCTCCAAAGAGGCGGGCGGCGTGATTGACTTCACCCTCAAGCCCAAGACCAAGGACAGCCTGTTCGACAGCCTGCGCCTGTCGTTCCGCAATGGCCTGGTCAACGACATGCAACTGATCGACAGTGTCGGCCAGCGCACCAATATCCTGTTCACCGGGGTCAAGGCCAACGAGCCGATCGCCGCGTCCAAGTTCAAGTTCGACATCCCCAAGGGTGCGGATGTGATCCAGGAGTAA